A stretch of Salarias fasciatus chromosome 23, fSalaFa1.1, whole genome shotgun sequence DNA encodes these proteins:
- the LOC115381314 gene encoding mucin-2-like, with amino-acid sequence TPAPTTTPQPTTTPAPTTTPQPTTTPAPTTTPQPTTTPAPTTTPQPITTPAPTTPQPTTTPAPTTTPQPTTTPAPTTTPQPTTTPAPTTTPQPTTTPAPTTTPQPTTTPAPTTTPQPTTTPAPTTTPQPTTTPAPTTPQPTTTPAPTTPQPTTTPAPTTTPQPTTTPAPTTTPQPITTHQPTTTPQPTTTPAPTTTPQPTTTPAPTTTPQPITTHQPTTTPQPTTTPAPTTTPQPTTTPAPTTTPQPTTTPAPTTTPQPTTTPAPTTTPQPTTTPAPTTTPQPTTTPAPTTTPQPTTTPAPTTTPQPTTTPAPTTTPQPATTPAPTTTPQPTTTPAPTTTPQPTTTPAPTTTPQPTTPQPTTTPAPTSTPQPTTTPAPTTTPQPTTTPAPTTTPQPTTTPAPTTTPQPTTTPAPTTTPQPTTTPAPTRTPQPTTTPAPTTTPQPTTTPAPTTTPQPTTTPAPTTTPQPATTPAPTTTPPPTTTPAPTTTPQPTTTPAPTTTPQPTTTPAPTTTPQPTTTPGPTTTPQPTTTETTLSTTIPAPLQCLSCSDDSCSSPVSVPCSTETMCITATIIGRLFFISKIPQ; translated from the exons actcctgcaccaacaacaactcctcaaccaaccacaactcctgccccaacaacaactcctcaaccaaccacaactcctgcaccaactacaactcctcaaccaaccacaactcctgccccaacaacaactcctcaaccaatcacaactcctgcaccaacaactcctcaaccaaccacaactcctgcaccaacaacaactcctcaaccaaccacaactcctgccccaacaacaactcctcaaccaaccacaactcctgcaccaacaacaactcctcaaccaaccacaactcctgccccaacaacaactcctcaaccaaccacaactcctgccccaacaacaactcctcaaccaaccacaactcctgcaccaacaacaactcctcaaccaaccacaactcctgccccaacaactcctcaaccaaccacaactcctgccccaacaactcctcaaccaaccacaactcctgccccaacaacaactcctcaaccaaccacaactcctgccccaacaacaactcctcaaccaatcacaactcatcaaccaaccacaactcctcaaccaaccacaactcctgcaccaacaacaactcctcaaccaaccacaactcctgccccaacaacaactcctcaaccaatcacaactcatcaaccaaccacaactcctcaaccaaccacaactcctgcaccaacaacaactcctcaaccaaccacaactccggccccaacaacaactcctcaaccaaccacaactccggccccaacaacaactcctcaaccaaccacaactcctgccccaacaacaactcctcaaccaaccacaactcctgcaccaacaacaactcctcaaccaaccacaactcctgccccaacaacaactcctcaaccaaccacaacccctgcaccaacaacaactcctcaaccaaccacaactcctgcaccaacaacaactcctcaaccagccacaactcctgcaccaacaacaactcctcaaccaaccacaactcctgccccaacaacaactcctcaaccaaccacaactcctgccccaacaacaactcctcaaccaacc actcctcaaccaaccacaactcctgccccaacatcaactcctcaaccaaccacaactcctgccccaacaacaactcctcaaccaaccacaactcctgccccaacaacaactcctcaaccaaccacaactcctgccccaacaacaactcctcaaccaaccacaactcctgcaccaacaacaactcctcaaccaaccacaacccCTGCTCCAACAagaactcctcaaccaaccacaacccctgccccaacaacaactcctcaaccaaccacaactcctgccccaacaacaactcctcaaccaaccacaactcctgcaccaacaacaactcctcaaccagccacaactcctgcaccaacaacaactcctccaccaaccacaactcctgcaccaacaacaactcctcaaccgaccacaactcctgcaccaacaacaactcctcaaccgaccacaactcctgcaccaacaacaactcctcaaccaaccacaactcctggaccaacaacaactcctcaaccaaccacaactgaAACTACATTATCAACAACaattcctgctcctctccagtgtctgagctgctcagaTGACTCCTGTTCATCTCCAGTTTCAGTGCCCTGCTCCACAGAGACCATGTGTATAACAGCCACCATTATAGGTAgacttttcttcatctctaaAATTCCTCAATGA